One genomic window of Marinobacter adhaerens HP15 includes the following:
- a CDS encoding BCCT family transporter — protein MGEVVKDEYSTDYVAGQDNITPFGLDLHAPVFPITAILVFAFVIGTLMFPGEAKELLDGTKWDIIATFDWFFLISANIFVVVCLALIFLPMGKIRIGGQDCKPEFSTISWFCMLFAAGMGIGLMFWAVAEPVAYYTGWYETPLNVEAGTNEARNLAMGATMYHWGLHPWGIYAIVALSLAFFAFNKNMPLTIRSAFFPLLRDKVWGWPGHIIDVLAVVATIFGLATSLGFGAQQAASGLNYLFGIGAGINVQMAIIVGVTALALISVLRGLDGGVKVLSNINMGVAAVLLLFVIFAGPTMTILETLWVTSSNYVGNAVQLSNPFGREDEAWFQGWTVFYWAWWISWSPFVGMFIARVSKGRTVREFVTAVLIVPTVITVVWMSAFGGAAIEQIQQGVGELAENGLTEVSLATFQMFANLPLTGILSFVGIILVLVFFVTSSDSGSLVIDSITAGGKTDAPTAQRVFWVVAEGAIAAALIFGGGEDALGAIQATAISAGLPFTVVLLIMTWGLLKGLSHERQLLIARGELT, from the coding sequence GTGGGCGAGGTAGTTAAAGACGAATATTCGACGGACTACGTGGCCGGCCAGGACAATATCACACCGTTCGGGCTGGATCTCCACGCACCGGTATTTCCGATTACGGCGATACTGGTTTTTGCGTTCGTGATAGGAACCCTGATGTTCCCAGGGGAAGCGAAGGAGCTTCTCGATGGAACAAAGTGGGACATTATCGCGACGTTTGACTGGTTTTTCCTGATCAGTGCCAATATTTTCGTGGTTGTGTGCCTGGCGTTGATCTTCCTGCCAATGGGCAAGATCCGTATAGGCGGCCAGGATTGCAAACCTGAGTTCTCTACAATTTCGTGGTTCTGCATGCTTTTCGCGGCTGGCATGGGTATTGGTCTCATGTTCTGGGCCGTTGCCGAGCCGGTGGCTTACTACACAGGATGGTATGAGACACCACTGAACGTAGAGGCGGGTACGAATGAAGCCCGCAATCTTGCGATGGGCGCGACTATGTACCACTGGGGTCTGCACCCCTGGGGCATCTATGCAATCGTAGCGCTCTCCCTGGCATTTTTTGCGTTTAACAAAAACATGCCGCTGACCATCCGCTCTGCTTTCTTCCCTCTGCTGAGAGATAAAGTGTGGGGCTGGCCTGGCCACATTATCGACGTTCTGGCGGTTGTAGCCACCATCTTTGGTCTTGCGACCTCCCTCGGTTTTGGTGCCCAGCAGGCAGCTTCCGGCCTCAATTACCTGTTTGGCATCGGCGCTGGAATCAATGTCCAGATGGCGATCATTGTCGGGGTTACAGCACTGGCGCTGATCTCAGTGCTCAGGGGCCTCGACGGTGGGGTGAAGGTCCTGAGTAACATCAACATGGGCGTTGCCGCCGTCTTGCTGTTGTTCGTTATCTTTGCCGGCCCAACTATGACCATTCTGGAGACCCTGTGGGTTACCTCTTCCAACTATGTTGGTAACGCTGTGCAGCTCAGTAACCCGTTTGGTCGTGAAGACGAAGCCTGGTTCCAGGGCTGGACTGTGTTCTACTGGGCCTGGTGGATTTCCTGGTCACCGTTCGTAGGTATGTTTATTGCCCGTGTTTCCAAGGGACGTACTGTTCGTGAATTTGTGACTGCAGTGCTGATTGTTCCGACCGTTATCACGGTTGTCTGGATGAGTGCTTTCGGTGGCGCTGCTATCGAACAGATCCAGCAGGGTGTTGGTGAGCTGGCAGAGAACGGCTTGACTGAAGTGTCTCTTGCAACCTTCCAGATGTTTGCAAATCTGCCGTTGACCGGGATCCTGTCATTCGTGGGCATTATTCTGGTGCTGGTGTTCTTCGTAACATCTTCGGATTCCGGCTCGCTGGTTATCGACAGCATCACAGCCGGCGGCAAGACCGACGCTCCGACCGCTCAGCGTGTGTTCTGGGTAGTTGCTGAGGGTGCCATTGCTGCGGCCTTGATCTTTGGGGGCGGTGAAGATGCACTTGGCGCGATTCAGGCGACAGCAATCAGTGCTGGCCTGCCCTTTACGGTGGTTCTGCTGATCATGACGTGGGGGCTTCTGAAAGGCCTCAGTCACGAGCGGCAACTCCTGATTGCCAGGGGCGAGCTCACCTAA